A window of Puniceicoccaceae bacterium contains these coding sequences:
- a CDS encoding antibiotic biosynthesis monooxygenase, whose translation MSAPIHPANTPHPPYYAAIFTSLRTEGDRGYAAMAERMVELAADQPGFLGVESARGESGLGITVSYWQSMEAIAAWKRNAEHAVAQETGRKLWYSAFEVRIARVERAYGMKADSSS comes from the coding sequence ATGAGTGCACCCATTCATCCCGCAAACACACCCCACCCGCCCTATTATGCAGCCATTTTTACTTCCCTGAGAACGGAAGGGGATCGCGGATATGCGGCGATGGCTGAGCGCATGGTGGAACTTGCAGCGGATCAACCGGGATTTCTGGGAGTGGAAAGTGCACGGGGTGAGTCGGGTTTGGGCATCACGGTGTCCTACTGGCAGTCCATGGAAGCCATCGCTGCGTGGAAACGGAACGCTGAGCATGCCGTGGCACAGGAAACCGGACGCAAGCTCTGGTATTCTGCATTTGAAGTGAGGATTGCCAGGGTCGAGCGGGCCTATGGCATGAAGGCAGACTCAAGCAGTTGA
- a CDS encoding glycosyltransferase family 1 protein — protein MQVCYDHQIFASQRVGGISRYFSELVRQPCVGSVRNQLVLAKSLNCYLEGNPRYAGIVEQTRNHYRNFAWGLEFRGKHRLYQKYLQISRYKEINLRQSLRVVRRGNFDLFHPTYYDPYFLDVLGKIPMVLTVYDMIHEKFSAHFAAQDHTSEYKRQLCHRASHIIAISQSTKADLVEIFGIPPEKITVIHLANSLEPPPVEVKLELPERYVLFVGVRRGYKNFNAFFSAMLPLLRRDRDLHLLCTGYAFSKEETELFQSQGVQQQVCHFFASDWDLAELYSRATCFVFPSFYEGFGLPILEAYASGCPVVVSHTSSLPEVGGAAALYVDPSDPDDIREKVLQLLQNPSLRHQLREKGYEHLRHFSWEQCCQQHAALYQSLL, from the coding sequence ATGCAAGTCTGTTATGATCATCAGATTTTTGCGAGCCAGCGTGTCGGAGGCATTTCCCGCTACTTTTCTGAGTTAGTCCGGCAACCCTGTGTGGGGTCAGTGCGCAACCAATTGGTGCTTGCGAAGAGCCTGAACTGTTATTTGGAAGGCAACCCGCGCTATGCGGGCATTGTTGAGCAAACGCGCAATCACTACCGCAATTTTGCCTGGGGATTGGAATTTCGGGGGAAACATCGTCTGTATCAAAAGTATCTGCAGATCAGCCGCTACAAAGAGATCAATCTGCGTCAGTCACTTCGCGTTGTGCGGCGGGGGAATTTTGATCTGTTTCATCCCACCTACTACGATCCCTACTTTCTCGATGTACTCGGCAAAATCCCCATGGTGTTGACGGTGTATGACATGATTCACGAGAAATTCTCTGCGCATTTTGCTGCGCAGGATCACACCAGCGAATATAAACGCCAACTCTGTCATCGGGCATCGCATATCATAGCCATTTCTCAATCAACCAAGGCGGATTTGGTTGAGATATTTGGAATTCCTCCCGAGAAGATCACGGTGATCCACCTTGCGAACAGCCTGGAACCGCCGCCTGTTGAGGTGAAACTAGAGCTTCCCGAACGTTACGTCCTGTTTGTCGGTGTGCGACGGGGGTATAAAAACTTCAACGCTTTTTTTAGCGCAATGTTACCACTGCTTCGCCGTGACCGCGATCTGCACCTGCTTTGCACTGGTTATGCGTTTTCAAAGGAAGAAACGGAGCTTTTTCAATCACAGGGAGTTCAGCAACAAGTGTGTCATTTTTTCGCTTCTGATTGGGATTTGGCAGAACTGTATTCGCGAGCGACTTGCTTTGTCTTTCCATCTTTCTACGAGGGGTTTGGTCTTCCCATACTCGAAGCCTATGCTTCGGGTTGTCCGGTCGTGGTCAGTCACACCAGTTCACTTCCCGAAGTGGGGGGTGCCGCTGCCCTCTACGTCGACCCCAGCGATCCTGACGATATCAGGGAAAAAGTCCTGCAGCTCCTGCAAAACCCAAGCCTTCGTCATCAGCTTCGGGAAAAGGGATACGAACACCTGAGGCATTTCAGTTGGGAGCAATGTTGCCAACAGCATGCCGCACTCTATCAATCGCTGCTGTGA
- a CDS encoding DUF4404 family protein: protein MPRKALKSSLEDLRNEVDAALQAQDAVALKEVRARLDVIMEDIDGTADESIKAEVHGIQDAVSELEVTHPRITSALNQVMHLLSSLGI from the coding sequence ATGCCCAGAAAAGCCCTGAAATCCTCACTTGAGGATCTGAGAAATGAAGTTGATGCAGCACTGCAGGCGCAGGATGCTGTCGCATTAAAGGAAGTGCGTGCGCGTCTGGATGTCATCATGGAGGACATTGATGGCACCGCCGATGAATCGATCAAAGCGGAAGTGCACGGAATACAGGATGCAGTCTCCGAACTCGAAGTCACGCATCCGCGCATCACCTCCGCGCTGAATCAAGTGATGCACTTATTGAGTAGTCTGGGGATTTAG
- a CDS encoding serine hydrolase domain-containing protein, whose amino-acid sequence MKPISNRNSLVFRSALRGCRSVVLTLLLLAPFCSSHANWNPVVPESVGMSGERLGRLDAAFEKMIEQEKLPGTVTLVMRQGKVVHYSALGFRDKESQAPMQKDTLFRIASQTKAVVSVGVMVLQEQGKLHLNDPVGKYLPEFMQTNVAQATDDGYEVVPAKRAITIRDLLMHTSGVAYGNGPGEDLWKKAGIQGWYFANRDEPIRDVVRRMASLPFQAHPGEQWVYGYSTDILGALIEVVSGQPLDVFLKAELFDPIGMGDTHFFLPDYKAGRLATVYGYQNGRLFRGPELGNMGQGAYVEGPRRCFSGGAGLVSTAKDYAAFLQMLADEGVVSGGRILSRKSVELMRINHLAPEVGYPWGNGMGFGLGFSVVLDPGMRGELGSKGEFGWGGAYHSSYWIDPEEDLVVVYFTQVIPAENLNDHQLLRNLVYQSIVD is encoded by the coding sequence ATGAAGCCCATTTCAAATCGAAATTCCCTTGTGTTCCGCTCTGCCTTACGTGGCTGCCGTTCCGTGGTGCTCACGCTGCTGTTGCTTGCTCCTTTCTGTTCCTCGCATGCAAACTGGAATCCCGTTGTGCCCGAGTCGGTGGGCATGTCGGGCGAGCGTCTCGGACGTCTGGATGCTGCCTTTGAAAAAATGATTGAGCAGGAAAAACTGCCAGGCACGGTTACGCTGGTAATGCGCCAGGGCAAAGTCGTGCATTATTCAGCGCTGGGCTTTCGGGACAAGGAATCCCAGGCGCCCATGCAGAAGGATACCCTCTTTCGCATCGCCTCCCAAACCAAAGCGGTGGTCAGTGTGGGTGTGATGGTACTGCAGGAGCAGGGCAAGCTGCACCTCAACGATCCAGTGGGCAAATACCTGCCGGAATTCATGCAGACCAATGTGGCCCAAGCCACCGACGACGGCTATGAAGTCGTGCCTGCAAAGCGTGCGATTACCATTCGAGACTTATTGATGCACACCTCGGGCGTGGCCTATGGAAACGGTCCCGGGGAGGATCTTTGGAAGAAAGCAGGCATCCAGGGTTGGTATTTTGCCAATCGTGACGAACCCATTCGGGATGTGGTGCGTCGCATGGCGAGTTTGCCATTTCAGGCACATCCGGGAGAACAGTGGGTTTATGGCTACAGTACGGACATCCTGGGAGCGTTGATTGAGGTCGTCAGCGGGCAGCCGCTCGATGTGTTTCTAAAGGCGGAACTCTTTGACCCTATTGGCATGGGCGATACGCACTTCTTCCTGCCGGACTATAAGGCGGGCCGCCTTGCGACAGTCTATGGATACCAGAATGGCCGCCTGTTTCGTGGACCAGAGCTGGGCAATATGGGTCAAGGCGCATACGTTGAGGGACCGAGGCGTTGCTTCTCAGGCGGAGCAGGTCTGGTTTCCACTGCGAAGGATTATGCTGCATTTCTGCAAATGCTTGCGGATGAAGGCGTTGTCAGTGGAGGACGCATTCTTTCTCGCAAGTCGGTGGAACTCATGCGCATCAACCATCTTGCACCGGAGGTGGGTTATCCCTGGGGCAACGGAATGGGATTTGGACTAGGATTTTCCGTGGTACTCGATCCGGGAATGCGGGGAGAATTGGGATCCAAAGGTGAGTTTGGTTGGGGCGGTGCATACCACAGCAGCTACTGGATTGACCCGGAGGAAGATTTGGTTGTGGTTTATTTTACCCAGGTGATTCCTGCAGAAAATCTTAACGATCACCAGTTGTTGCGCAATCTGGTGTATCAATCCATCGTGGACTAA
- a CDS encoding GDP-mannose 4,6-dehydratase, which translates to MKRVLITGGNGFVGRHLVRYLHKEHREVEIMLLARSEPLEPDGVVCFRVADLCERKHLRRVLNELQPDGVIHLASESSVAVSWQDPHRVLENNIRGFINLVESVREISHHCRLLVVGSSEQYGVTNRNPVSEQAPQFPCNPYGVSKCAQEQIARMYAQSFAMDIVMTRSFNHIGSGQSENFAVASFAKQIIRRKQLGPDSPVRVGNLKTVRDLVDVRDVVKAYWGLLKSGTTGEVFNVCSGCGYSLQGVLELMMELAGLEAQWQVDPACFRPNDVPALIGDGSRIRGILGWVPNYTLRESLQPVLDEWQQRTESTQQVAHASLL; encoded by the coding sequence ATGAAACGCGTATTGATCACAGGGGGTAATGGGTTTGTTGGCCGACACCTTGTGCGGTATCTTCACAAGGAACATCGCGAGGTGGAGATTATGCTGCTGGCACGCAGTGAGCCGCTAGAGCCGGATGGTGTTGTTTGCTTCAGGGTAGCAGATCTTTGCGAGCGGAAGCACCTGAGGCGGGTTTTAAACGAACTACAGCCGGATGGCGTCATTCACCTCGCCTCTGAGAGCAGTGTGGCCGTATCTTGGCAAGATCCACACCGGGTACTTGAAAACAACATTCGGGGCTTCATAAATCTGGTCGAATCAGTTCGGGAAATCTCACACCATTGTCGCCTGTTGGTTGTGGGTTCCTCAGAACAGTATGGAGTGACAAACCGGAATCCCGTTTCTGAGCAGGCTCCGCAGTTTCCCTGCAATCCCTACGGTGTCTCCAAGTGTGCTCAGGAGCAGATTGCCCGGATGTATGCGCAGAGCTTTGCGATGGATATTGTCATGACCCGATCATTCAACCACATCGGCTCAGGTCAGAGTGAGAATTTTGCGGTTGCATCGTTTGCCAAACAGATCATCAGACGCAAGCAACTCGGTCCGGACTCTCCTGTGCGAGTGGGCAATCTGAAGACAGTAAGGGATCTTGTGGATGTGCGGGATGTGGTAAAGGCTTACTGGGGGCTGCTCAAGTCGGGGACGACTGGTGAGGTTTTTAATGTTTGTTCGGGGTGTGGATATTCCCTTCAAGGTGTGTTGGAGCTCATGATGGAACTTGCCGGACTTGAGGCACAATGGCAGGTGGATCCCGCATGCTTTCGTCCGAACGATGTTCCAGCCTTGATCGGAGATGGATCAAGAATCCGTGGGATTTTGGGGTGGGTTCCAAACTACACGCTTCGTGAAAGTCTACAACCCGTGCTTGACGAGTGGCAGCAGCGAACGGAGTCAACACAGCAAGTGGCACATGCAAGTCTGTTATGA
- a CDS encoding calcium/sodium antiporter, protein MLLSILILILGLILLLWSADRFVEGAASTARYFSMPPLLIGMVVVGFGTSAPEMLVSAMAAVQSNPGIALGNAYGSNITNIALILGLTAVVRPIIVQSQILRNELPILLAVTGLAAWQLRDGQLTRFDAMMLLLVFALLLAWTIWQGLQNKSDALAGEMAIELESAGLSLPRSLVWLAIGLLLLIVSSRLLVWGAVNIAQAFGISDLIIGLTIIAVGTSLPELASSLIAAKKGEHDIALGNILGSNLFNTLAVVGIAAVIRPLAPEPEVLNRDLLVVAILTLSLFAIGYGYRRAGRINRIEGALLLLGFFAYTLYLLTQTG, encoded by the coding sequence ATGTTGCTTTCCATTCTGATCCTGATTCTAGGTCTCATCCTGTTGCTGTGGAGTGCTGATCGATTTGTCGAAGGTGCCGCCTCCACCGCACGCTACTTTTCCATGCCACCCCTTCTGATTGGCATGGTGGTGGTTGGCTTTGGAACCTCCGCACCGGAAATGCTGGTCTCAGCCATGGCCGCTGTGCAATCCAACCCAGGCATTGCACTCGGAAACGCCTATGGTTCCAACATCACCAATATTGCGCTGATTCTAGGACTAACCGCAGTGGTGCGACCCATCATCGTACAGTCCCAGATCCTGCGCAACGAACTTCCCATCCTGCTCGCGGTAACTGGCTTGGCGGCCTGGCAACTGCGGGATGGTCAGCTCACACGCTTCGACGCGATGATGCTGCTGCTCGTGTTTGCACTCCTACTGGCCTGGACGATCTGGCAAGGATTGCAAAACAAGTCCGATGCACTGGCTGGAGAAATGGCTATTGAACTTGAAAGTGCCGGGCTTTCCCTACCGCGATCCCTGGTCTGGCTAGCGATTGGGCTGCTGCTGCTCATCGTCAGCTCACGCCTGCTTGTTTGGGGAGCGGTGAACATCGCCCAGGCGTTTGGGATCAGTGACTTGATCATCGGCCTGACCATCATTGCGGTAGGAACCTCATTGCCCGAACTCGCCTCATCCCTCATTGCGGCAAAAAAAGGAGAACACGACATTGCACTCGGCAACATTCTCGGTTCCAACCTGTTCAATACGCTGGCAGTTGTCGGTATCGCAGCGGTGATACGCCCACTTGCACCCGAGCCGGAAGTGCTCAACCGGGACCTGCTGGTGGTTGCCATCCTGACACTGTCCCTGTTTGCCATTGGCTACGGTTACCGACGCGCCGGACGCATCAACCGCATCGAGGGTGCGCTGTTGCTGCTGGGGTTCTTCGCATACACCTTATACCTGCTCACCCAAACCGGCTGA